The following proteins are co-located in the Deltaproteobacteria bacterium genome:
- a CDS encoding response regulator: protein MIKIPIRVLIVDDEKDFVEMLSLRLKEVGEKVTTAYSGKKCLEILEKKDVDVVILDIKMPGMDGIETLREIKKRFPLIEVIMLTGHGTTETAVEGMKLGAFDYLLKPADFKDLMTKLEGARKRKDDQEERIRRAEAKFLMRKSGDI, encoded by the coding sequence ATGATAAAAATACCAATTCGGGTGCTTATAGTCGATGATGAGAAAGATTTCGTGGAAATGCTTTCTCTAAGATTGAAAGAGGTAGGAGAAAAAGTTACGACCGCTTATAGTGGCAAAAAATGCCTCGAAATACTCGAAAAAAAAGACGTTGATGTGGTCATCCTTGATATAAAGATGCCCGGTATGGATGGTATTGAGACTTTAAGGGAAATAAAGAAGAGATTTCCATTGATAGAAGTCATCATGTTGACAGGGCATGGTACTACCGAAACTGCTGTTGAAGGGATGAAGTTGGGCGCATTCGACTATCTTTTGAAGCCAGCTGACTTCAAAGATTTGATGACAAAATTGGAGGGTGCTCGAAAGAGAAAAGATGACCAGGAAGAGCGCATTAGAAGAGCAGAGGCCAAATTCCTTATGAGAAAAAGCGGAGATATATAG
- a CDS encoding response regulator, whose protein sequence is MIMQEMRLLLVDDEEDFRQTIARRLIKRGLLPEEASTGEECLSILEKKPMDVVVLDVKMPGMNGIEVLHHIKTKFPRTEVILLTGHATTQDGVEGIKSGAFDYLSKPIELEHLFRKIKQAHEKVCREEEKIRDAEFREKMEQQMIATERLASLGTLAAGIAHEINNPLAIINESVGWMNLLLKREEAADIPFRCDLKRALDKIEKSIVRARKITHQLLGFVGKDDFALTEVSLAELVDEALLLVSREAMNKEIEIVRDIDASLQTIWSDPYRLRQVLVNILTNAVHATGPEGRVRIIVEDMDQEVLLKVRDTGEGIPKENLDKIFEPFFTTKNPGQGTGLGLYVSRGIIERLGGRIDVKSELGNGTTFCVRLPKKNRTDEVQTQIGRDDLMDKINKYQ, encoded by the coding sequence ATGATCATGCAAGAAATGCGGCTTCTTCTAGTTGACGACGAAGAGGATTTTCGGCAAACTATCGCCAGGCGCCTGATAAAAAGAGGCCTTCTGCCTGAAGAGGCGTCAACTGGAGAAGAGTGCCTCTCCATTTTAGAAAAGAAACCTATGGATGTGGTGGTACTGGATGTTAAGATGCCAGGCATGAACGGGATCGAAGTACTTCATCATATCAAAACGAAATTCCCTCGGACCGAGGTCATACTCCTGACTGGTCATGCGACGACACAGGATGGGGTTGAAGGCATCAAATCGGGTGCCTTTGATTATCTAAGTAAACCTATAGAATTGGAACATCTTTTTAGGAAGATAAAACAAGCCCATGAAAAAGTCTGCAGGGAAGAAGAAAAAATCAGAGATGCTGAATTTAGAGAAAAGATGGAGCAACAGATGATTGCGACTGAAAGACTCGCATCCTTGGGAACTTTGGCAGCTGGTATCGCACATGAAATAAATAATCCTCTCGCTATTATCAATGAATCGGTTGGCTGGATGAATCTCCTCTTAAAAAGAGAAGAAGCGGCAGATATACCTTTCAGATGCGACTTAAAACGGGCCTTGGATAAAATTGAAAAAAGCATTGTAAGGGCTAGAAAGATTACGCACCAGTTATTGGGATTTGTTGGAAAAGACGATTTTGCGTTAACTGAGGTAAGTTTGGCCGAGTTGGTGGATGAGGCTTTATTACTTGTAAGTCGTGAAGCGATGAACAAGGAAATTGAAATTGTCAGGGATATTGATGCTTCTCTGCAGACCATATGGAGCGATCCGTACCGGTTGAGACAAGTTTTGGTCAATATATTAACAAATGCGGTTCACGCGACTGGTCCTGAAGGTAGGGTGAGAATAATTGTTGAAGATATGGACCAGGAAGTTTTGCTTAAGGTGCGTGATACTGGGGAGGGAATCCCCAAGGAAAATCTGGATAAGATTTTTGAGCCATTTTTCACTACAAAAAATCCCGGTCAAGGAACAGGTTTGGGATTATATGTCTCTCGCGGCATCATCGAAAGATTGGGAGGACGAATCGATGTTAAGAGCGAACTTGGTAATGGAACTACCTTTTGTGTCCGACTGCCAAAAAAAAATAGAACAGATGAAGTGCAAACTCAAATTGGCCGGGATGATTTGATGGATAAAATAAACAAATATCAGTAG